ATTGCTCGCCTGTGCGCATCCATCCCAGCCGCGGCCATAAAATGGAACACCAAGCACAAGTTTGGCGGCTGGTACCCCGGCATTCAGATGCCCTTGTGCTCCGGCAGCCACATTAAATGTATTGGCATCCGGCACCCCGGCAGCCGAAGCCGCAGGGTCATAGTTCAACGGCGCGTTATGCGCGCTGACTTTTTGCCAAGCCCCGTTAAAATCGTATGTCATAATGTTAATCCAATCGACGATGGAAGCTATGTTGGCAAGCTCTGTATTAGCAGCATAGGTCGTCGATGCACCGCTTGCAATCGTAAGCAGGTACTTCTTACCGTCCGCAGCTCCGGCAGCATCCAGCTTCTCACGGATTTTGCTCAGAAGCAGCGTGTAATTTTGCTTATCCTCCGGACGTTTGCTGTTACCATCAAGTCCGCCTGATACCGGATACTCCCAGTCCAGATCTACCCCGTCAAAATTGTATTTGCGCAGGAAGTCGACGGCAGAGTTTGCAAAAACCTCCCGCGTTGCAGCAGTCGCAGCCACATCAGAGAAGCGGTTGGACCATGTCCATCCTCCGACGGAGATGATCGTCTTCAGATTAGGATTGATTTGTTTCAGCTTGTTCAGCTGATTGATATTGCCTGCAATGGGTTGATCCCACGTATCCCCTGCAAATGTCTTCCCCGTATCGATCCAAGGATCGCCAAGCACGATTGTTCCGTTGGGCACATTAATTGTCTGGCTTTTTTCATTCTGACAAGTCCAAGTTACAGGATTTGGCCCCGAAGGGTCCGGATTTCCATGAATACCGTTCCAGCAAATATCGGCAAAAGCATAGTTGATATGTGTGACCTTGGTTGGGTCGATATCCGTTACATTATAGTTTCTCCCGTACGCAGCCCAGGACGGGTAATAACCAACAATTTTATAAGAATCCGCTGCTGCCGCCGTAGCGGGTTGGAGCACAAAAGAAGGAATAATGACGGATAAGAGCAGGGATAGACCCAGGAGAAACTTTGCGGTTTTCTTGAAAGCAGTGTGTTTATTTAAATGTATCATCTAATACACAACCTCCTTTGTCGTTTGCGTACTCAGCCCGTTCAGGAACGGACGATGTGCGCTCGAAAACTGGTTATTCGTATATGCGTCCCAGTTGATTGACCAGGTCATAATCCCTTTTATCCCCGCATAGCCCGCAGGCTGGCGCAAAGTATAGGAACCGCCGTATGACACACCTTTGATTAGGTAATTAAGCGCCTTCTGCAGATCGGCCGGCGTTGTATACCCACCCCCGGCAGCCTGTTGGGAGGCCGGTACGCCGATCGCAATCTGGTCCGGTCGCAAGGCACTA
The window above is part of the Paenibacillus sp. 1781tsa1 genome. Proteins encoded here:
- a CDS encoding glycosyl hydrolase family 18 protein — translated: MIHLNKHTAFKKTAKFLLGLSLLLSVIIPSFVLQPATAAAADSYKIVGYYPSWAAYGRNYNVTDIDPTKVTHINYAFADICWNGIHGNPDPSGPNPVTWTCQNEKSQTINVPNGTIVLGDPWIDTGKTFAGDTWDQPIAGNINQLNKLKQINPNLKTIISVGGWTWSNRFSDVAATAATREVFANSAVDFLRKYNFDGVDLDWEYPVSGGLDGNSKRPEDKQNYTLLLSKIREKLDAAGAADGKKYLLTIASGASTTYAANTELANIASIVDWINIMTYDFNGAWQKVSAHNAPLNYDPAASAAGVPDANTFNVAAGAQGHLNAGVPAAKLVLGVPFYGRGWDGCAQASNGQYQTCTGGSSVGTWEAGSFDFYDLETNYINKNGYTRYWNDTAKVPYLYNATNKRFISYDDAESIGYKTAYIKSKGLGGAMFWELSGDRNKTLQNKLKADLPTGGTVPPADTTAPSVPGNARSTGVTATSVTLAWNASTDNVGVTGYNVYNGANLAASVNGTSATISGLSVGTSYTFTIKAKDAAGNLSAASNAVTVSTTTQPGGDTQAPTAPTNLASTAQTASSITLSWAASTDNVGVTGYDVYNGTALATSVTGTTATISGLAADTSYTFTVKAKDAAGNGSAASNAVTVKTAAGTTNPGVSAWQANTAYTVGQLVTYSGKTYKCLQAHTSLPGWEPSNVPALWQVQ